The Mercurialis annua linkage group LG2, ddMerAnnu1.2, whole genome shotgun sequence genome contains a region encoding:
- the LOC126667121 gene encoding AP2/ERF and B3 domain-containing transcription factor At1g50680-like — MEEEASSSMLSNAKIEITNQETSDSFDSHYNNNNHLFHINKRPRLIENNNNINVAKFKGVVPQQNGHWGAQIYANHQRIWLGTFKSEKEAAMAYDSAAIKLRSGDSHRNFAWTDKNILEPGFQTQFSTDSILNMIRDGSYQPKFADFLRSQSRKQEAASAGASCFNNNQTKVEHGQFSCIQLFQKELTPSDVGKLNRLVIPKKFAVKYFPYISGNNNNNGEEEEENNNNNNKTMTAQSIDDIELVFYDRLMKCWKFRYCYWRSSQSFVFTRGWNRFVKEKNLKEKDIVTFYACVCPDRVQEGEHFSLIDISYCTGSERSCSVVVDGINQIEEMQKELELKLGQTIRSRILPKDDYVKLGENINGLKSLESNNNNNTKGKGLKLFGVRID, encoded by the coding sequence ATGGAAGAAGAAGCATCATCAAGCATGCTATCTAATGCCAAAATTGAGATCACAAATCAAGAAACTTCAGATTCATTTGATAGCCATTATAATAACAATAACCATTTGTTTCACATCAACAAACGTCCGAGACTAATCGAAAACAACAACAACATTAACGTAGCGAAATTCAAAGGCGTTGTTCCGCAGCAAAATGGACATTGGGGTGCACAAATATACGCAAATCATCAAAGAATTTGGTTAGGAACATTTAAATCAGAGAAAGAAGCAGCAATGGCGTATGATAGCGCGGCGATCAAGCTTCGAAGTGGAGATTCACATAGAAATTTTGCATGGACTGATAAGAACATTTTAGAACCCGGGTTTCAAACCCAGTTTAGCACAGATTCGATATTGAACATGATAAGAGACGGGTCGTATCAGCCCAAATTCGCGGATTTTCTTCGATCACAATCAAGAAAACAAGAAGCGGCATCAGCCGGTGCAAGTTGTTTTAACAACAATCAAACAAAAGTTGAGCATGGCCAATTTTCATGCATACAGCTTTTCCAAAAGGAACTAACACCAAGTGATGTAGGTAAGCTTAATAGACTTGTCATACCTAAGAAATTTGCAGTGAAGTATTTTCCTTATATAAGTGGAAATAATAACAACAatggtgaagaagaagaagaaaacaacaataacaataataagACGATGACCGCGCAATCAATAGACGATATAGAGCTCGTATTTTACGACAGATTAATGAAGTGTTGGAAGTTTAGGTATTGTTATTGGAGAAGTAGCCAAAGTTTTGTATTTACAAGGGGATGGAATAGGTTTGTGAAGGAGAAAAATTTGAAGGAAAAAGATATAGTTACATTTTATGCATGTGTATGTCCAGATAGGGTACAAGAAGGTGAACATTTTTCATTGATTGATATAAGTTATTGCACTGGATCAGAACGGTCATGTAGTGTTGTTGTTGATGGGATTAACCAAATTGAGGAGATGCAAAAAGAACTTGAGTTGAAATTGGGTCAAACTATTAGAAGCAGAATTTTGCCTAAGGATGATTATGTGAAGCTTGGAGAGAATATTAATGGGTTGAAAAGCTtggaatcaaataataataataatacaaagGGGAAAGGATTGAAGCTTTTTGGTGTACGGATTGACTGA
- the LOC126669851 gene encoding uncharacterized protein LOC126669851 codes for MSSPTPPQLLIHNRFIAFLIWQSITSSSIFLLFKLLTIPTQPFLLSLLTFLAFQFSQFIFSLSLSFLSSPKHCSPLSPLQLSYAFIRFLFVSGDSFSSLDFRRRFYLSLRLILFLLAASFSGFLSLVCASGFCDFRGFGFGFVYGLLYVYFHRWVLEFPIIQRPPFYSFKMKLPLAVKQAFKLSSSVYLCSSVLLAFLPNHFNSYVTLRKFITEQIILFSGSFSMFICWELSHHLHQVLHTKRFVFAPPKWSAAAETNPSEPLLAALEESTPGSLPQYLAYLDLCMVCENNVDTWRRAAFFEETGETYKRVVAVCLQPLEHLASTVAEGFESQSVDKAYQQLNQLQPQNDLQLDPKCYEPLNNFQQFAWCARTAAFLTVRSHTEDRFGVAQLSGSNAAVISTLLSCLLAAEALMGKKTNLQTSHQLMGPGGIKWATPNTVRREIVVVKKISGPLYSKAYAIADVLKTSIYSIVSAFHDEMLASEKAGHLHKDWLISGKPLFGNNELLLQKLRLFLDFRAS; via the exons ATGTCTTCACCAACACCACCCCAGCTCCTGATCCACAACAGATTCATAGCGTTCCTAATCTGGCAATCCATcacctcctcctccatcttCCTCCTCTTCAAACTCCTCACAATCCCAACCCAACCCTTCCTCCTCTCCCTTCTAACTTTCCTAGCTTTTCAATTCTCCCAATTCATTTTCTCACTCTCCCTCTCCTTCCTCTCCTCCCCCAAACACTGCTCCCCTCTCTCCCCTCTCCAGCTTTCCTACGCTTTCATCCGCTTCCTTTTCGTCTCCGGCGACTCCTTCTCCTCTCTTGACTTCCGCCGCCGATTCTACCTCTCTCTGCGCCTCATTCTCTTCCTTCTGGCGGCGTCTTTTTCCGGGTTCTTGTCGCTTGTTTGCGCTTCTGGGTTTTGTGACTTTCGGGGTTTTGGGTTTGGGTTTGTTTATGGTTTGCTTTATGTTTACTTCCACCGTTGGGTCTTGGAGTTCCCTATTATTCAG CGGCCCCCTTTCTACAGTTTTAAGATGAAGCTTCCGTTGGCTGTTAAACAAGCTTTTAAGCTTTCAAGCTCAGTGTACCTATGTTCATCAGTGCTGCTTGCGTTTCTTCCAAATCATTTTAACAGTTATGTGACACTGAGAAAGTTTATTACTGAACAAATTATCCTATTTTCTGGAAGTTTTTCTATGTTTATTTGCTGGGAATTGAGTCACCATTTACATCAG GTGTTACATACAAAAAGGTTTGTATTTGCACCACCAAAATGGTCAGCAGCAGCAGAAACAAACCCTAGCGAGCCTCTCCTTGCAGCTTTGGAAGAGAGCACCCCTGGTTCTCTTCCACAGTATCTTGCATATCTTGATCTTTGTATGGTTTGTGAGAACAATGTTGATACTTGGAGGCGAGCTGCATTTTTTGAAGAAACTGGTGAGACTTACAAGAGAGTGGTAGCTGTATGCTTGCAACCTCTAGAGCATCTTGCGTCTACTGTGGCTGAAGGCTTTGAAAGCCAATCTGTTGACAAGGCCTACCAACAATTGAATCAGTTGCAGCCACAAAATGATTTGCAACTAGATCCAAAATGTTATGAACCGCTGAACAACTTCCAG CAATTTGCATGGTGTGCAAGGACGGCGGCGTTCTTAACAGTCCGCTCACACACGGAAGACAGGTTTGGAGTCGCTCAACTGTCTGGTAGCAATGCTGCTGTTATCTCTACACTTTTATCTTGCCTTCTTGCTGCTGAAGCACTCATGGGCAAAAAGACTAACTTGCAGACCTCTCATCAGTTGATGGGGCCAGGGGGCATTAAATGGGCTACTCCGAACACAGTTAGGCGGGAGATTGTGGTGGTTAAAAAGATAAGTGGGCCATTGTACTCAAAAGCGTATGCCATAGCCGATGTGCTGAAGACCTCAATTTACTCTATCGTGTCAGCTTTCCATGATGAAATGCTTGCAAGTGAGAAAGCTGGCCATCTTCATAAGGATTGGCTTATTAGTGGGAAACCTCTTTTTGGAAACAATGAGCTGCTCCTCCAGAAATTGCGCCTTTTCCTTGATTTTCGAGCTAGCTAG
- the LOC126670727 gene encoding non-structural maintenance of chromosomes element 4 homolog A-like gives MVRAVKREPPPSNGVEEETARELRAVKRERLTRKVRGGGGPHQQEEAGENRTETPTDTPADPRLLRSKYHALFNKINDERDDLTKTDSDKFASIFKEVEDLHKHVQRPREQVADAEALLGIASSLGTSVKSQHNEGITAADFVSGLLAGFGQSNRTLGSQENSSNVPTSINWKHIGLVVSPIFMKCNGFSTMIGPMKTEFKQRKAAVPRTKRVRPTEKSRPEEIEETEAEKKTDTDNNMSTMFEILRRNKRVRLENLILNRRSFAQTVENLFALSFLVKDGRVEISVDGSGHHFVSPRNAPAASSVMSGEVAYRHFVFRFDFRDWKVMTDVVQDGNELMPDRKSVVSESEREASVHQGNVNRTPIRKLSRHRGLVLQEDSIVEDSPDIGAAKGVGSLRCKRKLN, from the exons ATGGTCCGAGCTGTGAAAAGGGAACCGCCACCCAGTAATGGAGTTGAAGAGGAGACGGCGAGAGAGCTCAGAGCAGTAAAACGAGAGCGGCTGACTCGTAAAGTTCGCGGCGGTGGTGGGCCGCACCAGCAAGAAGAAGCGGGAGAGAATAGGACGGAGACGCCGACGGATACGCCGGCGGATCCGAGGCTCCTTCGGTCTAAATACCATGCTTTGTTTAACAAAATCAAtg ATGAGAGAGATGATTTGACGAAAACTGACTCGGATAAATTTGCTTCTATTTTTAAGGAGGTTGAAGATTTACATAAACATG TGCAAAGGCCAAGAGAGCAAGTTGCAGATGCAGAGGCATTACTGGGCATTGCTAGCTCATTGGGCACGTCGGTTAAATCGCAGCACAATGAGGGAATTACTGCAGCAGATTTTGTGTCTGGTTTGCTTGCAGGATTTGGCCAATCCAATAGGACATTAGGAAGTCAGGAGAATAGTAGTAATGTCCCTACTTCTATCAACTGGAAACATATCGGACTTGTTGTTTCTCCTATTTTCATGAAATGTAACGGATTTAGCACAAT GATTGGACCAATGAAAACTGAGTTTAAGCAAAGAAAGGCTGCGGTTCCCAGAACCAAACGTGTTAGGCCAACTGAAAAATCTCGGCCTGAAGAG ATTGAAGAGACTGAGGCAGAAAAGAAAACAGATACTGATAATAATATGTCAACGATGTTTGAGATCTTAAGAAGGAACAAACGTGTTAGACTTGAAAATTTGATCTTGAATAGAAGGTCTTTTGCACAGACTGTAGAGAATTTGTTTGCACTGTCCTTTTTAGTCAAAGATGGGAGGGTTGAAATTTCTGTAGATGGAAGCGGCCATCACTTTGTCT CTCCTAGGAATGCTCCTGCTGCCAGTTCTGTGATGTCAGGGGAGGTTGCATACAGGCATTTTGTATTCAGATTCGATTTCAGGGATTGGAAG GTAATGACGGACGTAGTACAGGATGGCAATGAGCTAATGCCAGATCGGAAAAGTGTTGTTTCTGAGTCAGAACGAGAAGCTAGCGTACACCAAGGAAATGTGAACAGGACACCTATCAGGAAATTGTCTAGGCATCGAGGTCTTGTTTTACAAGAAGATTCTATAGTAGAAGACTCTCCTGATATTGGAGCTGCGAAAGGCGTTGGTTCCCTTCGGTGTAAACGAAAGCTCAACTGA
- the LOC126666907 gene encoding protein NRT1/ PTR FAMILY 7.1, translated as MAAEDMPNSTNEVALQVIQQRSSPTQDAVAVTKNSNGHQNSPLEKKNRLSWKSTGGWTAAGICLANQGLATLAFFGVGVNLVLFLTRVLGQNNADAANNVSKWTGTVYMCSLIGAFLSDSYWGRYLTCALFQLIFVLGLLLLSLCSWFLLIIPEGCGDGVQVCQPTSSIGVAIFYLSIYLVAFGYGGHQPTIATFGADQFDESNPKQKNSKSTFFCYFYFALNSGSLFSNTILVYYEDSGKWTLGFFVSLASAVMALVSFLLGTHGYRYIKPCGNPLPRVAQVFVAVARKWSVDPANAHELYEVEGSESAIKGSRKIHHSDAFMFMDKAATITEDDMTRQNDPWRLCTITQVEEAKCVLKLIPIWICTIIYSVVFTQMASLFVEQGDVMKSELGKFHLPAASMSTFDILSVLICTGLYRKVLVPIAGKLSGNPKGLSELQRMGVGLIIGMIAMLAAGVTELHRLKHVSEGNKVSSLSIFWQIPQYALVGASEVFMYIGQLEFFNGQAPDGIKSFGSSLCMASISLGNYVSSFMVYIVMGVTAKGENPGWIPADLNNGHMDRFYFLIAALTAADFGLYLVCANWYKPISLHDGTKEEEEDIDEVA; from the exons ATGGCTGCTGAGGATATGCCCAACTCCACCAACGAGGTTGCGCTACAG GTGATACAACAACGTTCTAGCCCTACACAAGATGCTGTAGCTGTCACTAAAAACAGCAATGGCCACCAAAATTCTCCTCTGGAGAAAAAGAATCGCCTCTCCTGGAAGAGCACAGGAGGCTGGACAGCCGCTGGCATCTGTCTAG CGAATCAAGGGCTGGCTACACTAGCATTCTTCGGAGTTGGTGTGAATTTGGTGCTCTTCTTAACAAGAGTTCTCGGTCAAAACAATGCTGATGCTGCAAATAATGTCAGCAAATGGACCGGCACAGTTTATATGTGCTCCCTCATCGGAGCTTTTCTCAGCGATTCCTACTGGGGCCGTTACTTGACTTGTGCACTCTTTCAGCTCATTTTTGTCCTG GGATTGCTGCTATTATCGCTATGTTCTTGGTTTTTGCTGATCATACCGGAAGGATGCGGCGACGGAGTCCAAGTCTGTCAACCAACATCATCCATTGGTGTAGCCATTTTCTACTTATCAATCTACTTAGTAGCTTTTGGATACGGAGGTCATCAACCCACAATAGCCACTTTTGGTGCGGACCAATTCGACGAATCAAACCCTAAACAAAAGAACTCCAAATCAACTTTCTTCTGTTATTTCTACTTTGCACTCAACTCTGGTTCCTTATTCTCCAACACCATTTTGGTTTATTATGAAGATTCAGGCAAATGGACTTTAGGGTTCTTCGTATCATTGGCGTCTGCAGTTATGGCCTTGGTCTCTTTCTTGTTGGGGACACATGGCTATCGTTATATAAAACCATGTGGCAATCCTTTACCCAGAGTTGCTCAAGTATTCGTTGCGGTTGCTAGGAAATGGAGTGTCGATCCGGCTAATGCTCATGAATTGTATGAAGTAGAAGGTTCTGAATCTGCAATCAAAGGTAGCAGAAAGATTCATCATAGTGATGCGTTCAT GTTCATGGACAAGGCAGCAACTATAACAGAAGATGACATGACTCGACAAAATGATCCATGGAGACTCTGCACCATAACTCAAGTTGAAGAAGCCAAATGTGTTCTCAAATTAATACCCATTTGGATCTGCACTATAATCTACTCTGTTGTCTTCACCCAAATGGCTTCCCTCTTCGTGGAGCAAGGAGATGTTATGAAATCCGAGTTAGGAAAATTCCACCTCCCAGCTGCCAGCATGTCCACCTTCGACATCCTCAGCGTCCTCATCTGCACCGGACTTTACCGCAAAGTGCTCGTTCCGATAGCCGGAAAACTAAGTGGAAATCCTAAAGGATTATCCGAGCTTCAAAGAATGGGAGTAGGTCTAATAATTGGAATGATAGCAATGCTAGCAGCTGGTGTAACCGAACTTCACAGACTCAAACATGTGAGTGAAGGGAATAAGGTAAGTTCCCTGAGCATATTTTGGCAAATTCCTCAGTATGCTCTCGTGGGCGCGTCCGAGGTGTTCATGTATATCGGTCAGCTGGAGTTCTTTAACGGGCAAGCACCGGACGGTATAAAAAGCTTCGGAAGTTCGCTGTGCATGGCTTCGATTTCTCTGGGTAATTACGTGAGTAGCTTTATGGTTTATATAGTAATGGGGGTCACAGCAAAAGGAGAGAATCCCGGGTGGATTCCGGCCGACTTGAACAACGGGCACATGGACAGATTTTACTTCTTGATTGCTGCTTTAACAGCTGCTGATTTTGGTCTATACTTGGTTTGTGCTAACTGGTATAAACCTATCAGTCTTCATGATGGCAccaaggaagaagaagaagatattgATGAGGTGGCCTGA